In one Streptomyces sp. NBC_01241 genomic region, the following are encoded:
- a CDS encoding immune inhibitor A domain-containing protein has translation MTSNRRALRAAAVVVAMAATAATASAFATAQADDHTSGAKAPVVERRDPGSAKGDSHDLQGPFSKQQDAQRQAALEQVIAGDKKVSTRDGSKVVKLDDKKYVELGREKTDKIFTILVDFGDKVDNTTMYDPDGDGPAPAVPKYGGTPGPAHNQIAKPDPKKDNSTAWQADYNQAHFQDLYFGTGAGKNSLKTYYEKTSSGRYSVDGQVSDWVKVPYNEARYGSNYCGSTNCASVWDMVRDGVNAWAADQKAKGRTADQIKADLAQYDQWDRYDYDNDGDFNEPDGYIDHFQIVHAGEDESAGGGVQGTDAVWAHRWYAYGTDAGATGPAYNKAGGTEIGDTGMWVGDYTAQPENGGLGVFAHEYGHDLGLPDLYDTTNRAENSVGFWSLMSAGSWLGTGKGQIGDTPGDMTAWDKLQLGWLDYDEAKAATKSTHKLGVSEYNTKDKQALLVTLPEKPVTTAVTKPAEGSKQWWSDMGDNLNNTLTRSVDLTGKSKASLDLAGFWDIEKDYDFLYTEVSDNGGTSWTAIDGTADGKAIPRDASDKPALTDVSGTYQQLSYPLDAYAGKKIDIRFRYTTDGGAGGIGFAADTISVTADGTVIFSDNAEGDDNGWTAKGFSRVGDSFTKDYPQYYIAENRQYVSYDQTLKVGPYNFGFSTTRPDWVEHYPYQNGLLIWQWDTSQKDNNVSTHPGKGLILPIDAHAKPLKWANGTVIRNKIQPFDAPFSQRATDGFTLHNADVPVQIKSQPGVPVFDDHKGTYWYEENKTGSVQVTDTNTRITVVSEPNDGSKMIVKVEASHK, from the coding sequence GTGACCAGTAACAGACGGGCGCTTCGCGCCGCTGCGGTTGTCGTGGCCATGGCCGCGACCGCCGCTACGGCGTCGGCTTTCGCCACAGCCCAGGCAGATGACCACACGTCGGGGGCGAAGGCACCCGTGGTCGAGCGCCGCGATCCGGGCTCGGCCAAGGGCGACTCGCACGACCTGCAGGGCCCCTTCAGCAAGCAGCAGGACGCCCAGCGTCAGGCCGCCCTGGAGCAGGTCATAGCGGGCGACAAGAAGGTGTCGACCCGCGACGGCTCCAAGGTCGTCAAGCTCGACGACAAGAAGTACGTCGAACTCGGCCGCGAGAAGACCGACAAGATCTTCACGATCCTGGTCGACTTCGGCGACAAGGTCGACAACACGACCATGTACGACCCGGACGGCGACGGCCCCGCGCCGGCCGTTCCGAAGTACGGCGGCACGCCCGGCCCGGCGCACAACCAGATAGCCAAGCCGGACCCCAAGAAGGACAACAGCACCGCCTGGCAGGCCGACTACAACCAGGCGCACTTCCAGGACCTCTACTTCGGTACGGGTGCCGGCAAGAACTCGCTGAAGACGTACTACGAGAAGACGTCCTCCGGGCGCTACTCGGTCGACGGCCAGGTCTCCGACTGGGTCAAGGTGCCGTACAACGAGGCTCGTTACGGGTCCAACTACTGCGGCTCGACCAACTGCGCCAGCGTCTGGGACATGGTCCGCGACGGCGTGAACGCCTGGGCCGCCGACCAGAAGGCCAAGGGCCGTACCGCGGACCAGATCAAGGCCGACCTGGCGCAGTACGACCAGTGGGACCGCTACGACTACGACAACGACGGCGACTTCAACGAGCCGGACGGCTACATCGACCACTTCCAGATCGTCCACGCCGGTGAGGACGAGTCCGCGGGCGGCGGCGTGCAGGGCACCGACGCCGTCTGGGCGCACCGCTGGTACGCCTACGGCACCGACGCCGGCGCGACCGGCCCGGCCTACAACAAGGCCGGCGGCACCGAGATCGGTGACACCGGCATGTGGGTCGGCGACTACACCGCGCAGCCCGAGAACGGCGGCCTGGGTGTCTTCGCCCACGAGTACGGCCACGACCTGGGCCTGCCCGACCTGTACGACACCACCAACCGCGCCGAGAACTCGGTCGGATTCTGGTCCCTGATGTCGGCCGGCTCCTGGCTCGGCACGGGCAAGGGCCAGATCGGTGACACGCCCGGCGACATGACCGCCTGGGACAAGCTCCAACTGGGCTGGCTCGACTACGACGAGGCCAAGGCCGCGACGAAGTCCACCCACAAGCTGGGCGTGTCCGAGTACAACACCAAGGACAAGCAGGCGCTCCTCGTCACGCTGCCCGAAAAGCCCGTCACCACCGCTGTCACGAAGCCCGCCGAGGGCTCCAAGCAGTGGTGGAGCGACATGGGCGACAACCTGAACAACACCCTCACCCGTTCGGTCGACCTGACCGGCAAGTCCAAGGCATCCCTGGACCTCGCGGGCTTCTGGGACATCGAGAAGGACTACGACTTCCTCTACACCGAGGTGTCGGACAACGGCGGCACCAGCTGGACCGCGATCGACGGCACGGCCGACGGCAAGGCGATCCCGCGCGACGCCAGTGACAAGCCGGCCCTGACCGACGTCTCCGGCACGTACCAGCAGCTCTCCTACCCGCTGGACGCCTACGCGGGCAAGAAGATCGACATCCGCTTCCGGTACACCACCGACGGCGGCGCGGGCGGCATCGGCTTCGCGGCCGACACCATCTCGGTCACCGCCGACGGCACCGTGATCTTCTCGGACAACGCCGAGGGCGACGACAACGGCTGGACCGCCAAGGGCTTCTCCCGCGTCGGCGACTCGTTCACCAAGGACTACCCGCAGTACTACATCGCGGAGAACCGCCAGTACGTCAGCTACGACCAGACCCTCAAGGTCGGCCCGTACAACTTCGGCTTCTCCACGACCCGTCCGGACTGGGTCGAGCACTACCCGTACCAGAACGGTCTGCTCATCTGGCAGTGGGACACCTCCCAGAAGGACAACAACGTCTCCACCCATCCGGGCAAGGGCCTGATCCTGCCGATCGACGCGCACGCCAAGCCGCTGAAGTGGGCGAACGGCACGGTCATCCGCAACAAGATCCAGCCCTTCGACGCGCCCTTCAGCCAGCGCGCGACCGACGGCTTCACGCTGCACAACGCCGACGTGCCGGTGCAGATCAAGTCGCAGCCCGGCGTCCCGGTCTTCGACGACCACAAGGGAACCTACTGGTACGAGGAGAACAAGACCGGAAGTGTTCAGGTCACTGACACGAACACCCGGATCACGGTCGTCAGCGAGCCGAACGACGGCTCGAAGATGATCGTCAAGGTTGAGGCCTCGCACAAGTAG
- a CDS encoding RDD family protein, with protein MSNDQPTSGQPPEEDPFLKKSQGSQGPEGPQGPQGPKEPQGPSSGSPYGGTPPPPPPGTPPGPPPPYGPGAYGGGGPYGGVDPLAGMPPLGEPGKRILARLIDFLIISIPLYLISLPWGGAVEMNDNSSNNGVSNVFSQTYSGHQLLWSLIGLVAYVAYDTYFTHKDGRTVGKRLLKLRVAMLNDGRAPDTGSAFLRAVVLWLPALLCCFCVWWLINIVFMFTDKPYRQGLHDKAAKTVVVQTD; from the coding sequence ATGAGCAACGATCAGCCGACGTCCGGTCAGCCGCCCGAGGAGGACCCGTTCCTCAAGAAGTCCCAGGGGTCTCAAGGGCCGGAGGGGCCGCAGGGGCCCCAAGGACCGAAAGAGCCGCAGGGGCCGTCGTCGGGCTCGCCCTACGGGGGCACTCCGCCGCCTCCGCCGCCCGGGACGCCGCCGGGGCCACCGCCGCCGTACGGTCCCGGTGCCTACGGCGGCGGTGGCCCGTACGGGGGTGTGGATCCGCTGGCCGGTATGCCGCCGCTGGGCGAGCCCGGCAAGCGGATTCTGGCCCGGCTGATCGACTTCCTCATCATCTCGATTCCGCTGTATCTGATCTCGCTGCCGTGGGGCGGGGCGGTCGAGATGAACGACAACAGCAGCAACAACGGCGTCAGCAATGTCTTCAGCCAGACGTACAGCGGGCACCAGCTGCTCTGGTCGCTGATCGGTCTGGTGGCCTACGTCGCGTACGACACGTACTTCACGCACAAGGACGGCCGGACCGTCGGCAAGCGGCTGCTGAAGCTGCGGGTCGCGATGCTCAACGACGGCCGGGCGCCGGACACCGGGTCGGCGTTTCTGCGGGCCGTGGTGCTGTGGCTGCCGGCGCTGCTGTGCTGCTTCTGCGTGTGGTGGCTGATCAACATCGTGTTCATGTTCACGGACAAGCCGTACCGGCAGGGCCTTCACGACAAGGCGGCGAAGACGGTGGTCGTCCAGACGGACTGA
- a CDS encoding RDD family protein produces MSAPTPAPGDESPHEGYYPDPSIPGYVRYWNGASWVPGTSRPAPQQGESMPGSPAGAAAEPPPSPQPSVAAPAPADAPVDETGPVYLDEEPHADNHREPATAWQADASRQTGFGGERDRRVSWGGTGQAGAQGDPDRQGDPDRQGDQREPSAPESGSVAESGRDPRTPADRTPAGRVPAVRAPADPVPADRAPALRTPADLTPVDPRRPASPEPTGGALPALRDGGGQIPENTVAIRVDRPGRAPASRSAEQAPADGTMAIRAIGPGTPAQTPPQVPRRTAAQPPAQSAAPAPAPAPNPASGPGGATPWAQQVHQLAQPDQMARPQPQTHQPQQPQVHQPQQPQAHQPQQSLQPRQPHPQFGAQGGQPDQPVVPWKPPVDDPFQQLVQAQAAARPAGLGKRFAARLVDTVVLGALVGAIGFPLLSHAMDHIDEKINAAKLSGETVTVWLVDSTTAGLFGAVLGAFFVLGVLLEALPTAKWGRTLGKKLCGLDVRDIESHETPSFAAALRRWLVYGLLGVLVVGVVNVLWCLIDRPWRQCWHDKAARTFVAG; encoded by the coding sequence ATGAGCGCCCCAACCCCGGCACCCGGTGACGAAAGCCCCCATGAGGGGTATTACCCCGACCCGTCCATTCCCGGATATGTCCGGTACTGGAACGGCGCTTCGTGGGTTCCCGGCACGAGCCGGCCCGCCCCCCAGCAGGGCGAGTCGATGCCCGGTTCGCCCGCCGGAGCGGCGGCCGAACCGCCGCCGAGCCCGCAGCCGTCGGTCGCGGCGCCCGCGCCGGCCGACGCGCCGGTGGACGAGACCGGTCCGGTCTACCTCGACGAGGAACCGCACGCGGACAACCACCGGGAACCGGCCACCGCTTGGCAGGCCGACGCCTCCCGGCAGACCGGCTTCGGCGGCGAACGCGACCGACGGGTCTCCTGGGGCGGCACCGGGCAGGCCGGTGCACAGGGCGACCCGGACCGGCAGGGCGACCCGGACCGGCAGGGCGATCAGCGTGAGCCGTCGGCGCCGGAGTCCGGCTCGGTGGCGGAGTCCGGGCGGGATCCGCGTACACCTGCGGACCGCACCCCCGCCGGCCGTGTCCCCGCGGTCCGTGCCCCGGCCGATCCGGTCCCGGCCGACCGTGCCCCCGCGCTCCGGACACCCGCCGACCTCACCCCCGTGGACCCGCGTCGGCCGGCTTCGCCGGAGCCGACGGGCGGTGCGCTGCCCGCCCTGCGCGACGGCGGCGGCCAGATCCCCGAGAACACCGTCGCGATCCGGGTCGACCGCCCGGGCCGCGCACCTGCTTCCCGGTCGGCGGAACAGGCGCCCGCGGACGGGACGATGGCGATCCGCGCGATCGGACCCGGCACCCCCGCGCAGACACCACCGCAGGTGCCACGGCGCACGGCGGCCCAGCCCCCCGCGCAATCCGCCGCTCCCGCTCCCGCCCCCGCCCCGAACCCCGCTTCCGGCCCCGGCGGTGCCACCCCCTGGGCGCAGCAGGTCCACCAGCTCGCCCAGCCCGACCAGATGGCCCGCCCCCAGCCACAGACTCACCAACCCCAGCAGCCCCAGGTTCACCAACCCCAGCAACCCCAGGCTCACCAACCCCAGCAGTCCCTGCAGCCGCGGCAACCCCACCCCCAGTTCGGTGCGCAGGGCGGGCAGCCCGATCAGCCTGTCGTGCCCTGGAAGCCGCCGGTCGACGACCCCTTCCAGCAGCTCGTACAGGCCCAGGCGGCGGCCAGGCCCGCCGGGCTCGGGAAGCGGTTCGCCGCGCGGCTCGTCGACACGGTCGTGCTGGGCGCACTCGTCGGCGCGATCGGCTTCCCGCTCCTCTCACACGCGATGGACCACATCGACGAGAAGATCAACGCGGCGAAGCTGTCCGGTGAGACGGTCACCGTCTGGCTGGTGGACTCCACCACGGCCGGTCTGTTCGGTGCGGTGCTCGGCGCGTTCTTCGTGCTCGGTGTGCTGCTGGAGGCACTACCGACCGCGAAGTGGGGCCGTACGCTCGGCAAGAAGCTCTGCGGACTCGACGTGCGGGACATCGAGTCCCACGAGACCCCGTCCTTCGCCGCCGCGCTGCGCCGCTGGCTGGTCTACGGCCTGCTGGGCGTCCTGGTGGTCGGGGTGGTCAACGTGCTGTGGTGCCTGATCGACCGGCCGTGGCGCCAGTGCTGGCACGACAAGGCGGCGCGCACCTTCGTCGCCGGCTGA
- a CDS encoding SsgA family sporulation/cell division regulator: MHTVVERELQLKLVLSPDHSIPVPTLLTYRTADPYAVHIAFHIGSDFPVHWTFARDLLIEGVFRPCGHGDVQIWPTKADRRNVLFVALTSPDGDALLEVPSAAVAAWVERTLRLVPPGTETERLGIDEGLAELLAPQPADDLWLSDPWVADDSQGGDA, encoded by the coding sequence ATGCACACCGTCGTGGAGCGCGAGCTGCAGCTCAAGCTGGTTCTGTCGCCCGATCACAGCATTCCCGTTCCCACCCTGCTGACGTACCGCACGGCGGATCCGTACGCCGTGCACATCGCCTTTCACATCGGCTCCGACTTCCCCGTCCACTGGACGTTCGCCCGCGATCTGCTCATCGAGGGCGTGTTCCGGCCGTGCGGTCACGGGGACGTGCAGATCTGGCCGACGAAGGCCGACCGGCGCAACGTCCTCTTCGTGGCGCTGACTTCGCCCGACGGCGACGCCCTGCTGGAGGTGCCGTCCGCCGCCGTGGCCGCCTGGGTGGAGCGGACCCTGCGGCTGGTTCCGCCGGGTACGGAGACCGAGCGGCTCGGCATCGACGAAGGTCTCGCCGAGCTGCTCGCGCCGCAGCCGGCCGACGACCTGTGGCTCAGCGACCCGTGGGTGGCGGACGATTCGCAGGGCGGCGACGCGTGA